ACGGCGCCCGCGCCGCGCCCTCTCGGAGTCATGGGCCGACCCTACCCGTAGGCGCCTCGGAGGGCTGGCGGAATCGGGACTGCAGGGATACGACGTGACCGCGCAGGAATCCGGCGGACGACCACGCGCCGGCTCAGCTCGACGCGCTGGCCAGGGCGGCGCGCACCCGCTGCGACAGCGCCTTGCCGTCCACCCGCCCGAGCGGCGCCGCGGCGGCCGTGGCCGCCCTCATCACGGCGCCCATGTCCTTCATGCTGCTGGCGCCCGTGGACACGATGGCGTCCGCGACGATCGCGTCGAGCTGCTCCTCGCTGACCGCGGCGGGCAGGTAGGCCTCGATCAGGTCGGCCTCGGCCGTCTCGGTCTCGGCGCGCTCGGCGGCGCCGGCGCCGGTGTAGATCTCAGCGCTCTCCCGGCGCTTCTTGACCTCGCGGACCAGGACCTCCTGCACCTGCTCCTCGGTCAGCTCGACGGCCATGGGCCCTGCCTTCTCCGCGGCGCGGACGGCGCCGATCGCCTGCCGCAGCGTCCCTGTGCGGAACGCGTCGCGGGCCTTCATGGAGGTGGTCAGGTCGGACGTCAGCCTCTCGAGTGTGCTCATGGGAGCCATCGTCCCCCATCAGGACGGCAGACGTCAGGCCGGGCCCGCGCCGTCACGCCCTGACCGCGCCTGGGCCTACCGTGGGGGGTGCCCCGCGAACACCCCAACCAGGAGCCCGCCCCGACCACGCCGCCGGGGCCGGTCGCCGGGCTGCTGCTCTTCCCCGGGGCCGGGGCCGACCGGGACCACCGCACCCTGGTCGCCGTCGAGCAGGCCCTGGCCCCGCTGCCGGTGC
The sequence above is a segment of the Cellulomonas chengniuliangii genome. Coding sequences within it:
- a CDS encoding GatB/YqeY domain-containing protein, whose product is MSTLERLTSDLTTSMKARDAFRTGTLRQAIGAVRAAEKAGPMAVELTEEQVQEVLVREVKKRRESAEIYTGAGAAERAETETAEADLIEAYLPAAVSEEQLDAIVADAIVSTGASSMKDMGAVMRAATAAAAPLGRVDGKALSQRVRAALASASS